From the Lentimicrobium sp. L6 genome, one window contains:
- a CDS encoding T9SS type A sorting domain-containing protein: protein MDKEINSNECQIDISQLAIGSYFIKIKTKKETLTKQLIIE from the coding sequence ATAGATAAAGAGATAAATAGTAATGAATGCCAGATTGATATTTCTCAATTAGCCATTGGCTCCTATTTTATTAAGATAAAAACAAAAAAAGAAACATTGACCAAGCAATTAATAATAGAGTAA
- a CDS encoding 3-oxoacid CoA-transferase subunit B: MVDNQIKIGWSKTEMAQKVALDIPDGSYVNLGIGMPEMVADFVPEGRELIYQTENGLLGMGPVPEVGQEDLELINAGKKPVTTNPGACFFHHADSFTMIRGGHIDVCVLGAMQISEEGDLANWSTGAANAIPAVGGAMDLVAGVKRIFVITQHNTKDGKSKLVKQCSYPLTGKGVVETIYTNLAIIDVKEEGLYVRELGPNVNFEYLKERTEAQLFQ, translated from the coding sequence ATGGTAGATAATCAAATAAAAATAGGTTGGAGTAAAACTGAAATGGCCCAGAAAGTTGCTCTTGATATTCCAGATGGTTCTTATGTAAATCTTGGAATTGGAATGCCCGAAATGGTAGCTGACTTTGTACCTGAAGGTAGAGAACTCATTTATCAAACAGAAAATGGTTTGTTAGGTATGGGACCTGTTCCTGAAGTGGGACAAGAAGACCTTGAATTAATCAATGCAGGAAAAAAGCCGGTAACAACCAATCCTGGAGCTTGCTTCTTTCATCATGCAGATAGCTTTACTATGATTAGAGGAGGGCATATAGATGTATGCGTGCTCGGAGCTATGCAGATATCCGAAGAAGGTGACTTGGCCAATTGGTCAACAGGTGCAGCCAATGCAATCCCCGCAGTTGGTGGAGCTATGGATTTAGTGGCAGGAGTAAAGAGAATTTTTGTCATTACCCAGCATAATACCAAAGACGGAAAATCTAAACTGGTGAAACAATGTTCTTATCCATTGACAGGAAAAGGAGTTGTAGAAACCATATATACAAATTTGGCTATCATAGATGTGAAGGAAGAAGGGTTATATGTGAGAGAGCTGGGGCCAAATGTAAATTTTGAATACTTAAAAGAAAGAACTGAAGCACAATTATTTCAATAA
- a CDS encoding 3-oxoacid CoA-transferase subunit A gives MINKIVDSAAEAVKDIHDGAIIMISGFGEAGSPIELIHALIDQGAKNLTIVSNNTGSGNVGLAALIEQKRVKKMICSFPRTANSTVFPELYNAGEIELELVPQGTLAERIRAGGAGVPAFYTPASVNTPLAEGKESRIFDGIEYVLERGIKADFSLVKCEQADRYGNLTYHATARNFGPIMCTAAKKAIVQTKKVVDAGSIDPEVVVTPGIFVNRVVEVSEPVNESDLVAQKLKYPW, from the coding sequence ATGATTAACAAAATAGTAGATTCGGCCGCCGAAGCAGTTAAAGACATACATGATGGAGCCATCATTATGATCAGTGGTTTTGGCGAAGCAGGTAGTCCCATCGAACTCATTCATGCCTTGATTGATCAAGGTGCGAAAAACTTGACCATAGTCAGTAATAATACTGGAAGTGGAAATGTGGGTCTTGCAGCTCTTATCGAGCAAAAACGTGTGAAAAAGATGATTTGTTCTTTTCCACGTACAGCCAATTCAACTGTTTTTCCTGAGCTCTATAATGCCGGAGAAATAGAATTGGAATTGGTGCCACAAGGAACCTTAGCAGAAAGAATTCGTGCTGGAGGGGCTGGCGTTCCAGCTTTTTATACTCCAGCATCGGTAAATACACCTCTTGCTGAAGGTAAAGAGTCTAGAATATTCGATGGAATTGAATATGTATTGGAAAGAGGGATTAAAGCCGACTTTTCTTTAGTGAAATGTGAACAAGCAGATCGTTATGGGAACTTAACTTACCATGCAACAGCACGTAATTTTGGTCCTATCATGTGCACTGCTGCAAAAAAGGCTATTGTTCAAACCAAGAAGGTGGTGGATGCAGGAAGTATAGATCCAGAAGTGGTTGTCACACCTGGAATTTTTGTAAATCGTGTAGTCGAAGTATCTGAACCTGTCAATGAATCAGATTTAGTGGCTCAAAAATTGAAGTACCCATGGTAG
- a CDS encoding helix-turn-helix domain-containing protein, producing the protein MIDQMGSRIKKRREGFGLQMKELAKDIGVTSSLISQIESGKAFPSIVTLKKVADALHTTVGDLIGENENQITKPLLKVEERRFAKSNKKGTSSYLLSYHFPSKQIEPYLLHFDENADSKGVMTSKFPGQEFCFVLKGEFEATINRKKFKLEKGDSFYFDSSKPHLFKNISKGESELLWVITPLIQSEIN; encoded by the coding sequence ATGATAGACCAAATGGGAAGCCGAATTAAGAAGAGACGCGAAGGTTTTGGATTGCAAATGAAAGAACTGGCGAAAGATATTGGTGTCACATCTAGTTTGATCAGTCAAATCGAAAGTGGTAAGGCCTTTCCATCTATTGTAACGCTTAAGAAAGTGGCAGATGCTTTACACACAACCGTGGGTGATTTAATTGGTGAAAATGAAAATCAAATTACGAAACCCTTATTAAAAGTGGAGGAACGTAGGTTTGCCAAAAGCAATAAAAAAGGAACCTCATCTTATTTACTTTCCTATCATTTCCCATCTAAACAAATAGAGCCATATCTACTTCATTTTGATGAAAATGCAGATTCAAAAGGAGTCATGACCAGTAAATTTCCAGGACAGGAATTTTGCTTTGTCTTAAAAGGCGAATTTGAAGCTACCATAAATCGCAAGAAATTTAAACTCGAGAAAGGAGATAGCTTTTACTTCGATTCAAGCAAACCACATTTGTTTAAAAATATCTCCAAGGGAGAATCAGAATTACTATGGGTAATTACTCCTTTAATCCAATCTGAAATAAATTAA
- a CDS encoding T9SS type A sorting domain-containing protein has translation MKTRLQFLVIVCLAILFSSNILAQSFELNHRNNTNLENTDSQVFNYENMFTYPSSKNDFGYADFQNLKNENSTKEAWDVLYQWDATTANQPGVETDGQYIYTAHWNDVNIFKYEMDGTFVESFTIPGVDNGLQDLAYDGQYFYAGDGSDGSMDIFEMDFTNKTLVSTITADAPGITGILHIAYDNQQDAFWCGNWEEITCVNRAGEMISPVVMLITPVNGVEGAAYGSAFDPYSEGGPYLWLNMIAITPVMNGIQLVQYDPIAGEYTGVAHNYTSDLGGLYGYCGGLAIYEDYENNIAVLLGNNQQTPNHIFAYELASLPTEGAPGSPTAASASAAANGVLECTLEWTNPNETITGGALSDLDFVYVFKEGVSDPIHTIENPSIGGMESFIDNEITVSGFYNYSIYGVNDAGDGISTSIGTWVGPDAPAIPENIIATAISNGDEASVTWNAPTIGLHGGYLESISAYRIVRQPDEMVLENSWNGTQPYIDNSLTEIGYHYYEITAINNIGDGETGASNSILLHYADVTYSDQAFAINEGPSDQFEAVDVLNGTFEIVEYLPVSPFKMCGTYINDLLYVVTEQGRVSIFLEDGREIILGEINRPDGWYPSGLAYDEENDIIYMMVLEQNEVAHLFTLDLEALFITEIGAPGGKIMAMDLADDGFLYGPDINDDQLIKIDPSTATSSVVGNIGMDLEYGQDVSYDPTTQRLYTITCGASTEIQKYFGFYDLETGEFNAISEVDDQYGVLAVNDVVIHPVDVAVTSANNPGMMQLGDTYTPLVSVANFGSQTSSFDLTAVISKEGSNLYEETITISNLSYLESNDLIFPQWTSEETGALNVVFTASDPGGDANLENNTMGYDFGVFSGCEHTLILNDSYGDGWTGNTMLVSVNGVTAYPDLTLENGFSASFPVYAEHGDAIFLIFDGEGGFGTECSWELLDGLGETLITGAGPDYLVQDANAICFGVGIEDHSSDNLDAKIYPIPTSDQLIIETQTLGQLQILDMQGRIAFESLIENEKSSFDVSEFVSGIYFVKIITGNQVITKKVIID, from the coding sequence ATGAAAACTAGATTACAATTTTTAGTCATTGTCTGTCTGGCCATATTATTTTCATCAAATATATTGGCGCAGTCTTTTGAGTTAAATCATAGAAATAATACAAACCTTGAAAATACAGATAGTCAAGTATTCAACTATGAAAATATGTTTACCTATCCTTCTTCAAAAAATGATTTTGGCTATGCAGATTTTCAAAACCTAAAAAACGAAAATTCAACAAAAGAAGCTTGGGATGTTTTATACCAATGGGATGCAACAACTGCTAACCAACCTGGTGTAGAAACTGATGGACAATATATCTACACAGCCCATTGGAATGATGTAAATATATTTAAATACGAAATGGATGGTACATTTGTAGAATCCTTTACCATCCCTGGTGTGGATAATGGCCTACAGGATTTGGCCTATGATGGTCAATATTTTTATGCTGGTGATGGATCAGACGGAAGTATGGACATTTTTGAAATGGATTTTACCAATAAAACCTTGGTGAGCACCATCACTGCAGATGCGCCAGGCATTACTGGGATTCTTCATATTGCATATGACAACCAGCAAGATGCCTTTTGGTGTGGTAACTGGGAAGAAATAACCTGTGTGAATAGAGCTGGCGAAATGATTAGCCCAGTGGTGATGTTAATTACGCCAGTAAACGGTGTTGAAGGTGCAGCATATGGAAGTGCGTTTGATCCCTATTCGGAAGGTGGCCCTTATCTATGGTTAAATATGATTGCTATTACTCCTGTTATGAATGGTATTCAGCTCGTTCAATACGACCCAATAGCTGGTGAATATACTGGCGTGGCTCACAATTATACTAGTGATTTAGGTGGTCTTTATGGTTACTGTGGAGGCTTGGCTATTTATGAAGACTACGAAAACAATATCGCAGTTTTATTAGGAAATAATCAACAGACTCCTAATCACATATTTGCGTATGAATTAGCCAGCCTGCCCACTGAAGGAGCTCCAGGTTCTCCAACTGCAGCCTCTGCATCAGCAGCAGCTAATGGTGTTCTTGAATGTACTCTAGAATGGACCAATCCAAATGAAACCATTACTGGAGGAGCCTTAAGTGATTTAGATTTTGTGTATGTCTTTAAAGAAGGTGTTTCAGATCCTATTCATACCATAGAAAATCCTAGCATTGGAGGTATGGAATCTTTTATTGACAACGAGATTACAGTTTCAGGATTTTATAATTACAGCATATACGGTGTAAATGATGCCGGGGATGGAATTAGCACCAGTATTGGAACATGGGTGGGTCCTGATGCACCAGCCATACCTGAAAACATTATCGCTACGGCCATTAGCAATGGAGATGAAGCTTCTGTTACTTGGAATGCTCCAACTATTGGCTTACATGGTGGTTATCTGGAAAGTATTTCGGCTTATAGAATAGTACGCCAGCCCGACGAAATGGTTTTAGAAAACTCATGGAATGGAACTCAACCTTATATTGATAATAGCTTAACAGAGATTGGATATCATTATTACGAGATTACGGCCATAAACAATATTGGGGATGGTGAAACAGGAGCATCCAACTCCATATTACTTCACTATGCTGATGTTACTTATTCCGACCAAGCCTTTGCCATTAACGAAGGCCCTTCTGATCAGTTTGAAGCAGTAGATGTTTTAAATGGAACTTTCGAAATCGTAGAATATTTACCAGTGAGCCCATTTAAAATGTGTGGTACCTATATCAACGATCTACTCTATGTCGTAACTGAGCAAGGACGAGTTTCTATATTTCTTGAAGATGGTCGTGAAATTATTTTGGGAGAAATTAATCGTCCAGATGGTTGGTACCCATCAGGCCTTGCCTATGATGAAGAAAATGACATTATATACATGATGGTTCTAGAGCAGAACGAGGTAGCACACTTATTTACGCTAGATCTTGAAGCTCTTTTCATCACAGAAATAGGAGCACCTGGAGGAAAAATAATGGCGATGGATTTAGCTGATGACGGCTTCCTATATGGTCCCGACATTAATGACGATCAATTGATAAAGATAGATCCTAGTACTGCAACATCCTCTGTTGTGGGTAATATTGGTATGGACTTGGAATATGGTCAAGATGTATCATACGATCCTACGACACAACGACTGTATACCATCACCTGTGGAGCAAGTACTGAAATTCAAAAATACTTTGGGTTTTATGATTTAGAAACAGGTGAATTTAATGCAATAAGTGAAGTGGACGATCAGTATGGAGTATTGGCTGTAAACGATGTGGTTATTCACCCTGTTGATGTGGCTGTAACTTCAGCAAACAACCCTGGTATGATGCAATTAGGTGACACTTATACTCCATTAGTTTCTGTGGCCAACTTTGGTAGTCAAACTTCTTCTTTTGACTTAACAGCTGTTATCAGTAAGGAGGGGTCCAATTTATATGAAGAAACAATCACCATTAGCAATTTAAGCTATTTAGAATCCAACGACTTGATATTTCCACAGTGGACATCAGAAGAAACAGGAGCTTTAAATGTTGTATTTACAGCTTCAGACCCAGGCGGAGATGCAAATTTAGAAAACAACACTATGGGCTATGATTTTGGAGTATTTTCAGGTTGTGAGCATACACTCATTTTGAATGATTCTTATGGGGATGGTTGGACAGGAAATACTATGCTAGTTAGTGTTAATGGTGTTACTGCTTATCCTGATCTAACTTTAGAAAATGGATTCTCAGCCTCTTTCCCAGTTTATGCTGAACATGGAGATGCCATTTTCTTAATCTTTGATGGAGAAGGGGGATTTGGTACAGAATGTTCATGGGAATTATTGGATGGCCTTGGGGAAACTCTCATAACAGGAGCGGGACCTGACTATTTGGTACAGGACGCCAATGCCATATGTTTTGGTGTAGGTATTGAAGACCATTCCTCTGATAACTTAGATGCTAAAATATATCCAATCCCTACATCTGATCAATTAATTATTGAAACTCAAACTTTAGGACAGCTACAGATTTTAGATATGCAAGGCAGAATAGCTTTTGAATCCTTAATAGAAAATGAAAAATCATCTTTTGATGTTTCAGAGTTTGTGAGCGGAATTTATTTTGTGAAAATAATTACCGGTAATCAGGTCATCACCAAAAAAGTGATTATTGATTAG
- the pcaF gene encoding 3-oxoadipyl-CoA thiolase: MKNVYICDAIRTPVGRYGGSLASLRADDLAAIPLKTLMDRNPEMDWTAIDDVLMGCANQAGEDNRNVGRMASLLSGLPETVPANTINRLCGSGMDAIGSGARAIKAGEAELIIAGGVESMSRAPFVIGKAEGPYGRSQKLEDTTMGWRFINKKLDQLYGTEGMMMTAQNIADDFNINREDQDKFAKWSQDKAQKAQENGSLAREIISVEIPQRKKDPIIFSADEHPRPSTLEKLASLKALTGTNGCITAGNASGINDGAGAMLLASEEAVKKYGLNSKVKILGMATAGVLPRIMGMGPVPATRKVLKLTGLSLDDMDIIELNEAFAAQSLGCTRELGLADDDARINPLGGAIALGHPLGMSGMRIVTSAYYQLINTDAKYALCTMCIGVGQGIAVVLEKV; this comes from the coding sequence ATGAAAAACGTATATATATGCGATGCCATCAGAACTCCTGTTGGTAGATACGGAGGCTCCTTAGCTTCATTAAGAGCAGATGATTTGGCTGCTATTCCGCTAAAAACCTTAATGGATAGAAACCCAGAAATGGATTGGACAGCTATTGATGATGTTTTAATGGGTTGTGCCAATCAAGCTGGTGAAGACAATAGAAATGTAGGGCGCATGGCCTCTCTTTTGTCTGGCTTACCAGAAACAGTTCCTGCTAATACCATAAACAGACTTTGTGGTTCAGGAATGGATGCCATAGGAAGCGGTGCCAGAGCTATTAAAGCAGGAGAGGCAGAATTGATTATTGCTGGCGGAGTAGAAAGCATGTCGAGAGCTCCTTTTGTTATTGGAAAAGCTGAAGGACCTTATGGTCGTAGTCAAAAGCTTGAGGATACTACCATGGGATGGAGATTCATCAATAAAAAGCTGGACCAATTATATGGTACCGAAGGTATGATGATGACGGCTCAGAACATCGCAGATGATTTTAATATCAACCGAGAGGATCAGGATAAATTTGCTAAATGGAGTCAGGATAAGGCTCAAAAAGCTCAAGAAAATGGGAGCTTAGCCCGTGAAATTATTTCTGTTGAGATTCCGCAACGCAAAAAAGATCCAATTATATTTTCAGCTGATGAGCATCCAAGACCATCAACCCTTGAGAAGCTTGCCAGTTTAAAAGCTCTAACAGGCACAAATGGTTGCATTACAGCAGGAAATGCTTCTGGAATTAATGATGGAGCAGGTGCCATGCTTTTGGCTTCGGAAGAAGCGGTAAAGAAATATGGATTAAATTCCAAAGTTAAGATTTTGGGGATGGCTACGGCTGGAGTTTTACCTAGAATTATGGGAATGGGCCCGGTACCAGCAACACGAAAAGTATTGAAGTTAACGGGTTTGAGTTTAGATGATATGGATATCATAGAGTTGAATGAAGCTTTTGCTGCTCAATCACTTGGTTGTACTCGTGAACTAGGCTTAGCTGATGATGATGCTAGAATCAATCCTCTTGGAGGTGCTATTGCTTTAGGCCATCCTCTGGGAATGAGTGGCATGAGAATAGTAACCAGTGCCTATTACCAACTCATTAACACCGATGCCAAATATGCGCTATGTACTATGTGTATTGGTGTGGGACAAGGAATTGCTGTGGTATTAGAGAAGGTTTAA
- a CDS encoding aspartate aminotransferase family protein: MSSHSYNTNRKHSSALYKRAKEVMTGGVSRNTIFRRPHPFYVATAKGSYVTDIDANTRVDFANNMASLIHGHAHPAIIDAVNEQMHRGTAYTLGSEVEVAFGELLVERNHNFEKIRFVNSGTEAVMSMIKAARAYTGRPKIAKAEGAYHGTYDFAEISQIVKPDNWGDIDKPNSVPVTMGTPENVKSDVIIFPYNDTERTLKLLEANKKDLACVLIDPISHRVGMFPIEEDYLIAIYNWTRKNKLLLVFDEVVTYRVTYSGAQHLYPVKPDMTALGKIIGGGFPVGAIAGDAKVMSVFDPTRKIIKQPHSGTFSANPITMTAGKVAMELFDRKAVDDINNMADIAKKQIEEAIKEADVPVLITGAGSMFRMHFRYQAPRNYRETYQCPEERKLIVDFLDYLFLHEDIIMINTFACMLATTITQKEVDILTESLLKGFKIFKAEIHSFAK, encoded by the coding sequence ATGAGTAGTCATTCGTATAATACCAACAGGAAGCATAGCTCGGCACTTTATAAAAGAGCCAAAGAAGTTATGACAGGAGGTGTGAGCAGAAATACTATTTTTCGTCGCCCTCATCCATTTTATGTAGCCACTGCAAAAGGTAGCTATGTTACCGATATTGATGCCAATACAAGAGTTGATTTTGCCAATAATATGGCCTCACTTATTCATGGCCATGCCCATCCCGCTATTATTGATGCTGTGAACGAACAAATGCACAGAGGAACTGCCTATACTTTAGGAAGTGAAGTGGAAGTAGCATTCGGAGAGCTTTTAGTAGAGAGAAACCATAATTTCGAAAAAATTAGGTTTGTTAACTCAGGTACAGAAGCTGTAATGTCCATGATAAAGGCTGCTAGAGCCTATACTGGACGACCAAAAATTGCAAAAGCAGAAGGAGCTTATCATGGCACCTATGACTTTGCTGAAATTAGTCAAATTGTTAAACCCGATAATTGGGGAGATATTGATAAGCCCAATTCGGTGCCCGTTACTATGGGAACGCCTGAAAATGTAAAAAGTGATGTGATCATTTTCCCATATAATGATACAGAACGTACTTTGAAACTATTGGAAGCCAATAAAAAAGATTTAGCATGTGTATTGATTGATCCTATCTCTCATCGTGTGGGGATGTTTCCCATTGAAGAAGATTATTTAATAGCCATTTATAATTGGACTAGAAAGAACAAATTGCTTTTGGTTTTCGACGAAGTAGTGACCTATCGTGTTACTTATAGCGGAGCCCAACATTTATATCCGGTAAAGCCTGATATGACAGCTTTAGGAAAGATTATCGGTGGTGGTTTCCCAGTTGGTGCTATTGCTGGTGATGCAAAGGTGATGTCGGTGTTTGATCCCACACGTAAAATTATTAAGCAGCCCCATTCTGGAACCTTCTCTGCCAATCCTATTACCATGACTGCCGGTAAAGTAGCTATGGAGCTTTTTGATAGAAAGGCTGTTGATGACATCAATAATATGGCTGATATTGCCAAAAAACAAATTGAGGAGGCCATTAAGGAAGCTGATGTTCCTGTATTAATTACTGGTGCTGGTTCTATGTTTAGAATGCATTTTCGATATCAAGCTCCTCGAAATTATCGTGAAACCTATCAGTGTCCAGAAGAAAGAAAACTCATCGTAGATTTTCTCGATTACCTCTTCCTTCATGAAGACATCATTATGATCAATACTTTTGCTTGTATGCTGGCTACTACCATCACTCAAAAAGAAGTGGATATACTTACAGAAAGTTTATTGAAAGGGTTTAAAATATTTAAAGCGGAGATTCACAGCTTTGCCAAGTAG